ATAAACTTTCCTTTATTTAGAAGTTAACCGGAAAAACTTCCCCAGTAGCTGCAGAGTCTTCTAAAACCAAAATTCCTTTTTCAGTCGGCGCATTCGGTATCGCTAATTCTCTTGCGGCACACACCATACCAAAAGAATCTTCTCCACGTAAATTCGATGGTTTAATAATTAAGCCGCTTGGCATCACGGCACCAATTTTAGCTACCACTACTTTTTGGCCAGCTTCAATATTTGGTGCACCACAGACGATTTGCAACACTTCCCCACCAATGTTAATTTGACAAACATTTAATTTATCCGCATTAGGATGTTTTTCTTTCGCCTCTACATAACCAACAACAAATTTAGGCGAAAGGTCTGCAACGATTTCAGGTTCAAAACCAGCTTTTTCAATAACTTGATTCATTTTATCTACTAATTCTTCTGTTAATTCTACTTTTCCATTAGCAGCAATCTCAAAATATTTTGAGCTATTAAAGATGTTGAAGCCTGCTAACGTTTTTGTTTCTCTATCAAATATACGAGCAACATCCCCGTGACGTTCCCACTCACGATTTTCGAATGTTACTTCTCCCGTTTCAATTAGTAGAGTATCCCCTACCCCTTTTTCATTATAAAATGCGTTTACTATCACGTCTTCTACTCCTTTAATCTGTTTTTTGCCATTATAAATATCGGTTCCAGTTTACCATTATTATAGACAAATGGCAAAGAGGTAATTGGTACAAGCCCATCTGCAAAGAAATCCATCGTCATATGCGCTAGGACATCGTAACCTGTGTTATCTTGTATGTCACCAATAATCAAGACATCTTGATGCGGAACAGCCAGCACCATTTCGCCAGTTAATTTTCCACGCATTTCTGCTAAAAAAGATTCATTTAATAACCGGCTAGCATCATAACCATCGTTTGTTCTTACAAAATAAAAGTCATTGCCATTAACAGCGTCTTTTTTTAGCGGTACTTCTAATTGTGCCAAATTACGAGTAGCCGCTTCTTTTATATCCTCGCGCGTTATCTCTTCTTCAAGAAGCATGCTCTCCTCGATAAAACGGTAGGAGTTTCCTAAATCATACGCAAAAAAAATGTTTGTTTCTGCGGTATGCTCATCCATTAAAAGCACCCCTCCCACTTTTGTTTTGTTCGGGAA
The nucleotide sequence above comes from Listeria ivanovii subsp. londoniensis. Encoded proteins:
- a CDS encoding DUF1444 domain-containing protein yields the protein MAKMTTLKMKERLECELKAPNRQFSYNRDNDTLLVMQADKKVTLTIPQIIANYENDGDAAIRKIVYYVEEGFRAAEGDVTLKNNMNRIYPVVRATSFPNKTKVGGVLLMDEHTAETNIFFAYDLGNSYRFIEESMLLEEEITREDIKEAATRNLAQLEVPLKKDAVNGNDFYFVRTNDGYDASRLLNESFLAEMRGKLTGEMVLAVPHQDVLIIGDIQDNTGYDVLAHMTMDFFADGLVPITSLPFVYNNGKLEPIFIMAKNRLKE
- the ytpR gene encoding YtpR family tRNA-binding protein, coding for MIVNAFYNEKGVGDTLLIETGEVTFENREWERHGDVARIFDRETKTLAGFNIFNSSKYFEIAANGKVELTEELVDKMNQVIEKAGFEPEIVADLSPKFVVGYVEAKEKHPNADKLNVCQINIGGEVLQIVCGAPNIEAGQKVVVAKIGAVMPSGLIIKPSNLRGEDSFGMVCAARELAIPNAPTEKGILVLEDSAATGEVFPVNF